A part of Cannabis sativa cultivar Pink pepper isolate KNU-18-1 chromosome 6, ASM2916894v1, whole genome shotgun sequence genomic DNA contains:
- the LOC115724783 gene encoding uncharacterized protein LOC115724783: protein MMKNKKKAGLGYAWEVSAGLNAALAAISAKLFTSEIIRYGLVLLFNLTMWASYVNSLRSLSSLQTTFTNFATNFLTSGLAGYFLFEEPLSIQWFSGALLIVVGVLILSKSSIHNNKALKTE from the coding sequence ATGatgaagaacaagaaaaaagcAGGGTTAGGGTACGCCTGGGAAGTATCAGCTGGGCTCAACGCTGCCTTAGCTGCCATATCCGCCAAGCTTTTTACCTCTGAGATTATCAGATATGGTTTGGTACTACTCTTCAACCTCACAATGTGGGCATCTTATGTCAACAGCCTTAGATCCCTCTCTTCTCTTCAAACTACATTCACCAATTTCGCTACCAACTTCCTCACATCTGGCCTTGCCGGGTACTTTTTGTTTGAAGAGCCATTGTCAATTCAGTGGTTTTCTGGTGCTTTGCTTATCGTAGTTGGGGTTCTCATCCTTAGTAAATCAAGTATTCACAACAACAAGGCCTTGAAGACAGAGTAA
- the LOC115695450 gene encoding auxin-induced protein 15A-like has translation MGFRFASLVHAKQLIQKPFSSTKDVPKGYLAVYVGEKRMKRFVIPVSFLNQPSFQDLLSQAEQEFGFDHPMGALTIPCNEEAFVELVSHLSA, from the coding sequence ATGGGTTTTCGCTTTGCTAGCTTAGTTCATGCCAAGCAACTCATTCAGAAACCTTTCTCAAGTACAAAAGATGTTCCAAAAGGGTACTTGGCAGTTTATGTTGGGGAGAAGAGAATGAAGAGATTTGTAATCCCTGTATCATTCTTGAACCAGCCATCATTCCAAGACTTGCTAAGTCAAGCTGAACAAGAGTTTGGATTCGATCATCCAATGGGAGCTCTTACGATTCCCTGCAATGAAGAGGCCTTCGTCGAACTTGTTTCTCACTTAAGCGCTTAA
- the LOC115724789 gene encoding auxin-induced protein X15-like has translation MQKTWDGVPSIVPAKKLLRRSFSNNSNKEASMAVDVPKGHFAVYVGENEKKRFVVPVSFLSQPLFQELLTQAEEEYGYDHPMGGLTIPCTQHVFVDVISNLNAS, from the exons ATGCAAAA AACTTGGGATGGTGTGCCAAGCATAGTTCCAGCAAAGAAATTGCTTCGACGATCTTTTTCCAATAATTCAAACAAAGAAGCCTCAATGGCAGTAGATGTTCCTAAAGGACATTTCGCAGTTTATGTTGGTGAGAATGAAAAGAAGCGTTTTGTTGTTCCTGTCTCATTCTTGAGCCAACCTTTGTTTCAAGAGTTGCTTACTCAAGCTGAAGAAGAATATGGATATGATCATCCAATGGGAGGCCTAACAATTCCATGCACACAACATGTGTTTGTCGATGTCATCTCCAATCTGAATGCTTCATGA
- the LOC115724784 gene encoding auxin-induced protein X15-like, which yields MGFRVPSIVPAKKLLRRSFSNNSNKEASMAVDVPKGHLAVYVGENEKKRFVVPVSFLSQPLFQELLTQAEEEYGYDHPMGGLTIPCTQHVFVDVISNLNAS from the coding sequence ATGGGTTTTCGTGTGCCAAGCATAGTTCCAGCTAAGAAGTTGCTTCGACGATCTTTTTCCAATAATTCAAACAAAGAAGCCTCAATGGCAGTAGATGTTCCTAAAGGACATTTGGCAGTTTATGTTGGAGAGAATGAAAAGAAGCGGTTTGTTGTTCCTGTCTCATTCTTGAGCCAACCTTTGTTTCAAGAGTTGCTTACTCAAGCTGAAGAAGAATATGGATATGATCATCCAATGGGAGGCCTAACAATTCCCTGCACACAACATGTGTTTGTCGATGTCATCTCCAATCTGAATGCTTCATGA
- the LOC115724788 gene encoding auxin-induced protein 15A-like, with translation MGFRFPSIVHAIQRPFSSSKDVPKGYLAVYVGENRMKRFVIPVAYLNQPSFQDFLSQAEEEFGFDHPMGALTFPCNEDAFIDLISRLNA, from the coding sequence ATgggattcagatttccaagcatAGTTCATGCTATTCAAAGACCATTTTCAAGTTCAAAAGATGTTCCAAAAGGGTATTTGGCAGTTTATGTTGGAGAAAACAGAATGAAGAGATTTGTGATCCCTGTGGCATATTTGAACCAGCCATCATTCCAAGACTTTCTAAGTCAAGctgaagaagaatttggattCGATCACCCAATGGGAGCTCTTACATTTCCCTGCAATGAAGATGCCTTCATAGATCTTATTTCTCGCTTGAATGCCTAA